The following proteins are encoded in a genomic region of Camarhynchus parvulus chromosome 4A, STF_HiC, whole genome shotgun sequence:
- the RAB39B gene encoding ras-related protein Rab-39B, which yields MEAIWLYQFRLIVIGDSTVGKSCLIRRFTEGRFAQISDPTVGVDFFSRLVEIEPGKRIKLQIWDTAGQERFRSITRAYYRNSVGGLLLFDITNRRSFQNVHEWLEETKVHVQPYQIVFVLVGHKCDLDTQRQVTRHEAEKLAAAYGMRYIETSARDAINVEKAFTDLTRDIYELVKRGDISIQEGWEGVKSGFVPNVVHSSEEVVKSDRRCLC from the exons aTGGAGGCGATCTGGCTGTACCAGTTCCGTCTGATCGTCATCGGCGACTCCACCGTGGGCAAGTCCTGCCTCATCCGCCGCTTCACCGAGGGCCGCTTCGCCCAGATCTCCGACCCCACCGTGGGCGTggatttcttctccaggctggtgGAGATCGAGCCTGGCAAGAGGATCAAGCTGCAGATCTGGGACACGGCCGGGCAGGAGCGGTTCCG GTCCATCACCAGAGCCTACTACAGGAACTCGGTGGGAGGACTGCTCCTCTTTGACATCACAAACCGCAGATCTTTCCAGAACGTGCACGAGTGGCTGGAGGAGACCAAGGTGCACGTGCAGCCCTACCAGATCGTGTTTGTGCTGGTGGGGCACAAGTGTGACCTGGACACGCAGCGGCAGGTGACCCGGCACGAGGCAGAGAAACTGGCTGCTGCCTACGGCATGAGGTACATCGAGACCTCGGCCCGCGACGCCATCAACGTGGAGAAGGCCTTCACCGACCTGACCCGGGACATCTACGAGCTGGTGAAAAGGGGGGACATTTCCATCcaggagggatgggaaggggtAAAGAGCGGCTTTGTCCCGAACGTAGTGCACTCCTCAGAAGAAGTGGTGAAATCAGATAGAAGGTGCTTGTGCTGA